A window of Oncorhynchus keta strain PuntledgeMale-10-30-2019 chromosome 27, Oket_V2, whole genome shotgun sequence contains these coding sequences:
- the LOC118359905 gene encoding uncharacterized protein LOC118359905 → MASMQDGLNFTSPSYGKVLLLGAIAAASAFVVTILIVVLCVGCQRKGKTHNVSSEGGKHRLMDMSILKQSRLRSISKSDGEMNKLNCNGKKSSKKNRPASMDLLLLPSRRSNSDLRSGGRTLPQAPSGTGEEHTYSEVGQRSSPKRGPDNNLYAIVGRAGETDTPAPPAVPANTPAPPDPDGDGLNELLPEPDPIPQAMAPPHPPETTAEYACVRKLLKVDKAVPQKRDSGTDMGEAPVPPPRHAPPSHPAPLPPHPHSVKMLRKNAEAFNLPTFPKEAVFMGNGEQYIWKPPEDDDIIMLQNKPLGPLSPHSGENIQPSTAMAAEMYSKPVKKKRTVPGSPPANIGFRTLGRGDRDRDGGFSVVVKPQNWAPQEGKPVGGASATLEDHCYESIGTGEECNPAYEPMEGGGGWKRVGGTERPPNTCATLRPRRKKSQQPLQQQQPPPPPPTQQTPKLQHLPAKALLLPGENLYESIGDMKQGGTATSSTTTIFTFNDGMEMYVTGL, encoded by the exons ATGGCCTCCATGCAGGACGGGCTGAACTTCACGTCTCCTTCCTACGGCAAGGTCCTGCTGCTGGGCGCTATCGCTGCTGCCTCAGCCTTCGTCGTCACCATCCTCATCGTGGTGCTCTGTGTGGGCTGCCAGAG GAAGGGAAAGACGCATAATGTCTCCAGTGAAGGTGGGAAGCACAGGCTGATGGACATG AGTATACTCAAGCAGTCAAGGCTGCGTTCCATCAGCAAGTCGGACGGTGAGATGAACAAGCTAAACTGCAATGGCAAGA AGTCATCCAAAAAGAACCGTCCGGCCAGCATGGACCTCCTGCTGCTGCCCAGCCGCCGGTCCAACTCTGACCTGCGCTCCGGGGGACGGACACTACCCCAAGCACCCTCTGGTACGGGAGAGGAGCACACCTACTCTGAGGTCGGTCAACGCTCCTCCCCAAAGCGTGGCCCTGATAACAACCTCTACGCCATAGTGGGCAGGGCCGGGGAGACAGACACCCCAGCCCCTCCGGCCGTCCCAGCCAACACCCCTGCCCCCCCTGACCCAGACGGGGATGGGTTGAATGAACTGCTCCCCGAGCCAGATCCCATCCCCCAGGCCATGGCTCCTCCACACCCCCCGGAGACTACTGCAGAGTACGCCTGCGTCCGTAAGCTCCTGAAGGTGGACAAGGCTGTCCCCCAAAAGAGAGATAGTGGGACGGATATGGGGGAGGCACCGGTTCCGCCCCCTCGCCACGCCCCACCTTCACATCCTGCCCCGCTTCCGCCACACCCTCACAGTGTTAAGATGCTCCGGAAAAACGCGGAGGCCTTCAACCTGCCCACCTTCCCCAAG GAGGCAGTGTTCATGGGTAATGGAGAGCAGTATATATGGAAGCCTCCAGAGGAtgatgacatcatcatgctcCAAAACAAACCCTTAGGCCCTCTAAGTCCTCACAGTGGAGAGAACATTCAGCCATCTACTGCTATG GCTGCAGAGATGTACTCCAAACCAGTCAAGAAGAAGAGAACTGTTCCTGGGTCTCCCCCAGCAAACATTGGCTTCCGTACCTTGGGACGCGGTGACCGGGACCGAGACGGTGGGTTCAGTGTGGTGGTCAAGCCCCAGAACTGGGCCCCGCAGGAAGGGAAGCCTGTCGGAGGAGCCTCTGCAACTCTGGAGGACCACTGTTACGAGTCCATCGGGACGGGGGAGGAATGCAACCCTGCCTATGAGCCTAtggaaggtggtggtggttggaAGCGAGTTGGAGGAACCGAACGGCCTCCCAACACCTGCGCCACCCTCAGGCCCAGAAGGAAGAAGTCCCAGCAGCCcttgcagcagcagcagcctcccCCGCCACCACCCACACAGCAAACCCCCAAGTTACAGCACCTTCCAGCCAAAGCCCTGCTGCTGCCCGGGGAGAACCTGTACGAGAGTATAGGGGACATGAAGCAGGGCGGAACTGCCACTTCCAGCACCACCACCATCTTCACCTTCAACGACGGCATGGAGATGTATGTCACTGGGCTCTAA